In Capricornis sumatraensis isolate serow.1 chromosome 2, serow.2, whole genome shotgun sequence, the DNA window TGCAACTCATAAACCACACTCAGAGCATCCTGTGGTTAATTATTCTCCATGCACATTTATTCTAGCAGTTTTGACACACAGTTATGCCAATTCTGCCAGGAAGTTACTGTTCGTGACTcttttcccagttcagttcatgATGGCATCTAGGTGAGAGGCTACCAGTGGAAAGGCCCAGGCCTCAGGGAAAAAACTTCCTCAAAAACATtgcttcagtttttccattttgCTTCCATAGCTTAAGACTTCCTGAAGGACATACTgacatttctcttcatttcttaaatTAAGAACTGTAACCTCAAATTTTCCCTGTGTATATTTAACAGTCAAGTATTCCACTTCCTTTAAAATCCTATTTTTGACTTGGTGgaaaaaaacatacttttttgggttaagaaaattcaaatgtttttggtttcaagcatattttaaaaaatgacaatggAAGAGCTTAAAGGTCATTCTCTGGTTTGAGGACGGATCCCATTTTCTGGTGACCGTGACCTGAGCTGACTTCATTCAATAGATCCATTCCTGAAATACTGTGCAGACTCCAGGCCTCAGGAACTTGAGTTCATGTGTTAACTTACAAATGCTGTGTGCTGAATAATTCTTCTTAGTTGGAATAACTTTTCTGTTGACTATGCATTTAGAAATACATTATCAGAATTTGGGGTTGACTTTCAGCTCTCACAGGTacttataattttgcttttaattcctcctcttccctctgccccaGGGAGTGTTGGACGGCAAAGGACTGTCACTCAAGAGCAACCCTTCCTTAAGTTTCAACCTCTGACACTGGTTTCTCTCTTTACTAGGAAAGAACTGCAGACTATCCAAGATGCTCATAACCCAGGAATAAAAACATATTCTCAAAGATATAACCTTAAATTTTCCTAAGAAgggattgagaaaaaaaaaaaagacacagaaagttTTGTAATTAACTACCAAAGCTTTTGGTAGaaattgtacttttctttttcccttccagttccattctctgTGCCCCAAGAAACTCAACTTTATGGGCTATATCGCTCAGGTTCCCTTGACCTTGGGGTGGAGGTTAAAATCAGGAGCAATGGGAGGCTCCAACAGAGGTCAAGGTGTGGGGAGAGAATGTCTGTGTATCCGCCCTCTACCCGCAACCTGCTGTGGGCCTGGGGTGTAACAGCCTTCCTTAACCGCTAGTCCCTGGGGGTCTTCACCAGCTCTCGGTTAAGGGAACCCTAGCAGTGCGTGCGTGCTAAATcgtttcagtggtgtctgactctgtgtgaccctatggactgtagccccccaggctcttctgtccatggacttctccaggcaagaacactggagtgggttaccatgccctcctccaggggattttcccaccctagggactgagcccatgcctcttatgtctcctgcactggcaggcaggttctttacccttaACCCTGGCCCACACCTCTGCGAATCATCTCTTCATtgatggcttccctggcggctgagtggtaaagaatctgcctgccaacgcacgAGACATGGGCtgatggacagtggagtctggtgggccacagtccatggggtcacagagtctgaggTGACTtcttgactaaacaacaaacagctAAATCCTTAGACTGGCCTTCCTGCCAGGCTCTAAAGGCACAATAATATTTTATTCCAAACAGATATCAAGCAAACCTTCAGGTTTATTAATAGAGgttatacacatttttaaaaagaacataaaaacagTGATGTAATATTTTATAAGCACATACTGATAATACAGTAATGGGTCTTATGAAGTCAGATGTATTTCAATATAAACAATGAATAAACAGTGACAGTATATCTTCACTAAATTAGATAAAATGAATATAGTaactaaattaataaaaacaatgttAACTGTTACTTATAATACATACTTTAATGTAAATTATTCAATAGCATTTGGAAACAGTTTGCTCTTTTGAATAGGTAAGCACTTGTCTTACagctttctgtttgtttaaaatgtcaacattttttcataaggaaaaaagacatatatcaacattattaattattttgcTAAATACATGAGGATACTCTATACTTGATACTCATCATAGGgttaaaaaatgctttcaaagTCATTTcattaactctttagaaaagtgaATGGAAAAAATGGAGAATATTTTCCTAGATTTCAAAGTCAATTCTATTTCTCCTGCCATTTCTAATCTGACataattaatgctttttaaaaaatctgatttgAGTATGTACTGAACAAAACATTGGTAAATAGTGTCCAATTAAGTCAGACTGAAGGACTTACTTTTTATCCTTagttgatgttttatttttttcaatcgtTTATGTACAACTTTGCTTATGTTGATACATAGACTGATGattatattatatacagaatttatAATTATCTTCCTTGAATAACACTATAATAGAACATTTCATATTCTGTGACTGaaggacttatttttaaaaacatgcttcCTGTAATATATTGTGTTTTCATCTCAAGTTATAACCACAGGAAGCAGTAACCAAATGTTCAAAGTTCTTCACCCGGCAGGCTCGATTATGTGGCATTGCCTGGTGACATCTGGCTAAACGCACTTCTTTACACATTGATGCAGTTCTTTAACACTTGTCGACTCTGTGTGTTGGTCCACTTTGTTACTCTCCAGAGTAGGTTTCAGTCTGACTCCACTCTGTCTGCCCAGCACCCATGTGTGCCTAGAGCACGCGATGACTGTCCATGCTTGCCCTGTAGCTCTGACTGTGACCCTTGCAGCCTAACTGCTGCAGGCAGATGTGCCTTCCTTCTCCATTCTTAAAATAGGCAGGGAAGTCCTTTACGTTCATTATCTCTTGGGATGGCACATCCTACTCCACCAACTTCTAATAAACATAAACTCACGGCCGATCCTTGAGGGAATCCCAGCAGAGGATAGCAAACACGTGGCCCTGTCTTATTTCTACTGCCTGGAGTCCTTcatctggggtggggggtggggggatggcaaGACGCTTTGAAAGCCAACCTCAGGTCACTGATGGGACTTCTGCTCATTCTCAGTTTACACACGTGGCGTGGAAAACAGCAAAAATGCTACCCACATCATCTGTTTTCACCCGctttaataattttaagaattcaAACTTCGATATatttaacaagaaaaacaaaagaactttCTCTACACACAGCTAGTACTAAGTCTCATCCCTCAACAATTTAAACATTGCTGttgaacaatttaaaaatacatttatttgcaAAAGCTGTGCAAGTCCAAACTGTAGAATCCCTCACTACTGACTGGCTTCTTCAGATGTTCTGAGTTAAACTCCAACCTAAACTTTGCATGTTAAATCAGAAAATCAGAGTTTATTTCCATAGTCTCTGGTGAAAAAAGAGAGGGTTTCAAAGTGCCTATTCTATACTGTACTGCAAATGATCTAAGTACATGTGTATcaattcacacatacacacatataataagTCATGTAAATATATGAAAGCAGAGACGCTTAGTTCTTGTGGTAACACTGGCAATGCTCTCTTGGAATAATGTTTTCTATTCCTGTTACTTTTGTCTGAAACTAACAAATATACAAGCTCTCGTAGGGAGGCACATAAATCACAAGTTTGTTGTTTTGGATGGTGaaggaaacactttttttttggggggggtcagGGATGAAGTTGAATCCTCAGGTGATTtgcttttttaacattttctttttaactcacTGTCAGTCCCTTTTCCTAAGTTAAGAGCTTTTTGTATAGACTGCTGCTCAGGTTGCTAGAGCAGGTGTCCACTTTACTTGGCATCAGCTGACCGCTGCTGTTACAGCTGCTGGGATCCGAACTTTCTTTGCAGTGTAAGACAGCGGAGAGGTGCCTCTGGCACTCCGAGGAAGCATAGTAGTATATCAAGGGGTCGATGCAACAGCTTATGCTgctgacacagacacacaggaggTAGGCAAAGTAGGCGGCCTCTGTCATGGAGTCACGGGAAAGGAACGCGTAGTGGAGAAGCAGAAGGACGTTTGTGGGTCCAAAGCAAAGGACGAAGATGCAGAAGACAGCCGCGGACAGGAGCAAAGCCCGCGACTTCTTGTTCTGGTTGGCAACCGCGGAAGAGCTGAGGCATCGGATGATGGACACGTAACAGCCGGTGGAGAGGATCAGCGGCACGAAGAAGAAGACGGCGGAGAAGGCGGAGAAGTAGTGCGAGTAGTAGTCTTCCAGCAGCTCCTGGCTGAGCACGTCGTGGCAGGCGGTGATGTTGAGCCCCGGCACGTAGGTGGCCTGCTCCTGCAGGAGCAGGGGCGCCACCCCCGCGATGGCCGCGGCCCAGATGGCCAGGCAGATGAAGGCGGCGCGCCCCAGCGTCCGCCAGGAGAGCGACTGGATGGGGTACACCACGGCCAGGAAGCGGTCCACGCTGATGGCCGTCATGAGCATGATGGAGGCGTACATGTTCCCGTAGAAGGCCGCCGTGACGAAGCGGCACAGGGCAGGCCCGAACCTCCAGTCGCTTCCGGAGAAGTAGTAGCTGATCTTGAAGGGAAGCACACACACGAAGAGCACGTCTGCCACGGCCAGGTGCAGCATGTACACCACGGCCGGCTTCTTGACCTTCATCTTCAAGACGAACACCACGACGGCCATGGTGTTCAGCGGAAGGCTCACCAGGAACACGCCCGTGTAGACCGAGGGGATAAAGACAGTGAGCCAGGCGCTGGTCAGATATCCCGAGGCAGCTTTGGAGATAAACGCAGGGGGTGACTTTTGGGGAGGGCTGCTTCTGTTTCCTGGGCTTATCCTGTCTTCTGTGAATTCACCTTCACTCGGGTCCTCGTCCTCTGGCAGTGGGATTTGTTCATATCCGTCATTGGAATTCCTGAGAAAGAAAGACCGGGGACCTACAGTACCATTTGTTGCTTCTGtctctgaaaagtaaaaaaaaaaaattttaatgaattaaaaaggcaaaagagacaAGGAGAGAGTACACTtgacttttgctttttgtttcttcctgggACAGTCGGTGCTAAAGAGCAGGTGACACTCAAGTGGACAACAGACTTTATCTGTGTGCGTCTCTCTGTGTGTGCGCTCCATCGCATCTGACTCCATGctaccccacgggctgtagcctgccaggctcctctgtccacggggatttcccaggcgagtataatggaatgggttgccatttccttctctaggggatcttcccgacccagggatcgaacctgagtctcctgcactgtcaggtggGTTCATTACTACAGAGCCACCAGGCAAGGCCAGACTTCATCAGGGAATTAGCTAACTCAAGGTAGTGTACCACATGTTGTTTCTGGCACAAGCAAACACTTTTCAAGCTCTACTCCTCGGAGAGATGAGGTGAACCACAGACTTTCAGAGATCTCTCCTGCAGATATTAGGACAGGCTGAGTACAGGctgatgtgaaagaaaaaaagccatgACTTCTGTTCTATGCTGGCCGCTGTCTCTATAAACAAATCGCCCCAGGCTGTGTGACTTCTCTTTCCTCCATAGGCCCGcaggtatacatttttttttcctttatttggtTTGTGGCCATCCCTTGAGATCCATTCTCCCTCATGGAAAAATCAACACAGAAAATTGAGGGAACATCTTAAAGCTTATGGAGCTAGAGGTGACTTTGagcaagactgctgctgctgctaagccgcttcagtcgtatccgactctgggctaccccatagacggcagcctaccaggctcccccgtccctgggattctccaggcaagaacactggatcgggttgccatttccttctccaatgcatgaaagagaaaagtgaaagtgaagtcactcagtcgtgtccaactcttagcgaccccatggactgcagcccaccaggctcctctgtccatggcattttccaggcaagaggattggagtggggtgccactgccttctccttgagCAAGACTGAGGGGACCCAGTTTCCATGACAGTTATCCAGGTGATAGAAGCTCTCCTTTACTAGTTTTGGCTTGTTTACACAGTAGAATGTCCCAAATCTGTCATCATCTTTGGGTCCAAACTGCAGTCCCTTAGGTTACTGTCTAATAAAACCGCAAGGCACCTACCACTTGAGTCATCTTCCCCGTCTCCCTCCTCAGTAGGTCAGTGGAGTAGCACCAGTTCTAGGTCAGTGCCTCCCTCAACTCAGTTCCAAAATGTCACATGCATCCAAGCAGATGCCAGGCCAGCCAGGCTCTTTTGAGTGTCAACTAGAAATCACCATAAAGGCTCTGCTGCAAACACTCTTCCTTTACCACCCTCCTCCACCAAAAACATCCAGTGGAAATGTGCATCCCAGAAATGCAGCATTTAGCTGCTGGAACTCCACCAGCTTTTGCGTCCCAGGAGTTGCACTGTCATTCTATCACTGAGGAGACTTGGACAGAGAGCCTCTGTTGGGCTTTGGGGAGCTGAAGAGTGGGGACAGAAACCCCAGGGGGAAAAGGATGAGGCTTCTATCCCTGGGGGCGATTACCACAAAGCCTGGACAGACATGTCACTCAGAAGTGAGGTCCGGGGAATGAGAACTGGCTGGAAATGAGATAAGTACAGTGAATTTTccagctttcagttttatttttcagtagtgGAACCTTCCTGCAAACAAAAACTTACACAGAAAAGCATGATGCAGTAAGAGAGAGTGCTGCTTCTAGAAGGTCCTTACCAGACCCAACTATCCCCTAGACAAAAATTACACAGACTCTGGATTCCTTTCCTCCCCGGAATCAACGACCTGAAGTTATGTAGGTTCACGGTCATGTtggagaggggagggatgggtcTTGAAAGAAAAGATGGCAACCGATGGGTTTCTGGCTTTCAGTGGCTTTTAGCTTGAGAGGAGGCCAAAGTCAGTGCCACAAAAGATAGCTGAAACTCAAATAGAAACCTCATAGTCTCTGTGGCCCAAAGAACTAGAAGACAGTGTTCAGGGCAACCACAGTCACTGGAAACTGAGGGAAGAATGCAGAAAAGAGCAAGCGGAGAGGCATGGAGAGCCGCAGAGTCCAGTGTAAATTCTGCCCCAGGTTTGGGGCACACTCAGGGGAGATGTGAAGCTGCTTTGCTATACTTAAAAGAATAGAAGAGCTGTTTGAGCTTTTTTGCTCAAGAGGAAACGTTTGCAGTTTGAGTTCAACCAAATTAACTGCCTGTTAAAGCAAAACCAGCAACACTCTTTAGAGAAATAAGACAAAATCTTGAGTGTTTACAGTAGGATAATGTTCAGCATACAGTTAAAAATCATTCGCTATAAAGAGAATCAGGAAAGTGTGACCCAGTCTCAAGAGAAAAGGACAATCAATGGAAACCAATCCCAAGATGACTCAGATGTTAGAACTAGCAGGTAAGGATTTTAAAGGGTGTGCTGCAACTATGCTTAATGAGGGAAGAGAAAGATTTCattgaaatgaatgaagaaatagaaaacagcaaTGAAACCAACCAACCGAACTTCCATATctacaaaataaaacacagtaaaTTGGCATCTATTTCCAAAATGAAGAGCAAACCTAGAATGGCACCAACTGATTCGTAGTAGAACAGGGCCTGGTACTGAAAGCTCGAGGTCAGATGACCTCAGCAAGAGCACGAATGAGTTGATCTGTGCCACAGGAAGAACAAAAATCTGCAGTGATGAGCCTGAGTGTACACAGATCGCGGCTGTTCCCTAAGGGTGGGAAACAGTTCCTATTTAACCTCCAAGTCTCTCTAGTACCCTGCCCCACAGGTAGGACATGTGGTCCTTAAATCGGCTAAATTTTAGTTATAGATTTGCATTCTAATACTGGCTCTACCcgatgactcagcagtaaagaattcacctgcaatacagaagacgcaggttcgataccagagtcagaaggatcccctggagtaggaaacagcaacccactccagcattcttgcctgggaaatcccatggacagaggagcctggagggctacagtccatggggttgcaaaagagtcagacacgactgggcgactgaacaacagcaaacaagTGGCTCTACCAGGAGTCACTTACCTCCTCTGAACTCAGTCTCAGGATCACTAAAACGGGAAGATCCAGTACCTGCCTGGCCCACAAATCTGGCAGCTTGGAGCATCACACATGAAATAAGGATATATGTCCACTTTGTAATCTTCAAAAATTAACCAGTGTGAGAAAATATCATCCTTCCCCATCACTTCAATGTAGTTTGTTTTTTGCTCTCAAttgagagcaaaaaaaaaaaaaaagaagaagcaaagaaatTAAGATGGAAtctgtcttcctcttccctccttcaaCATATAACCGTGTTTAGTTTTTCAATGTGACGAGGGACATGAAGAGGCTGTAAGGTACACAGCCCCAGCATTCAGAGCCGTAAATCAAATTTCAAATTCACAACCTTTCCCTCAAGGATCACTTCCCTCCTCTTGTGATGCATCTAATTCGCTGTGTGTCTTGATCCGGTCACGTGGGAACCGGACCCTGGTTCAGCggcccctgggggagggaagTGAGGCTACCCTCGAAGTCATGAATGTGTGGGAGgtgaaagaacagaaatgaatgaGTCCTGGCACTTCAGGACCACAAAGATACGTGTCCTTAAACATGCTGACCCACAGGAACCTTAAAGTAACATGACTTTCTGCTGCAGAAAGTCCTCTGGGGGCTTGGCCAGATTGAGGACCTGTCATGTCATGTACAGAGGGGAGAAAAGCACACAAATGCCTGTGTGCAAGCTACAAGAGCATCAGGACATGACCCAGAGGAGGGACACCCTGGAAAACCATGAACACTCACAACTCAACTCTTAGACGCGGTCACGTGGCCTGAACATATAAAACTGTCATTAGGCTTTGCTCTGTAGCTAGTcttggttggccaaaaatttcgttCGGCTTTTTCTGTCATGGTGTACGGAAAAGCCGAATGAACTTTATGGCCAACCcaacactttaggaatcagtatttgttttcaaaaatttctcCTCTGACTCGGCCTTCTTGGGCAGTATGGTGTTTACGACAGAAACTTTATGCCCACTCGAACATGACATTTTTATAGGCTGGAGCCCAGGAAGAATGCATAATCCTGTGATTAGATATCATTGCCTAAGGTGTCACCTTTTCTTGCCACCACAGATTTTGATATTTTGGTCTTTATGGGATTACAGGACGTCAGCAAATTTTGTTTATCTAACTGTATACCAGCATCAAAGAGAGAATAAAACCAATTCCAGGTGACTAGATAAATCTAACTAGCTTGTGCCCCTCGGGCTGAAATTTGAGTTTGGGAATCTTGCTTTTACTTTAGTCCCAGGTCAAGGAGAAAGTGCCTGTCAGCAGATCGAAAATGCCTGTAACCATCTGTGTTTTTATTGGTAAGTTATGGCTtaaagggattgggggcaggaggaaaagggtacgacagaggatgagatggctggatagcatcaccgactcaatggacgcgagtctgaatgaactccgggagatggtgatggacagggaggcctggcatgctgcgattcatggggtcgcaaggagtcggacatgactgagcgactgaactgaactgaactgatggcttaaaaaaaaacctaggacAAGTCCTAAAATTGATCCTTATATTTGTTGCAGAAGTTTCACTTAATTCAGGTTTCTTGAAATGGCTCTAGAGTAATTTTGATTGTTGAACATAGAATATTGCTAATGAGTTTGAATGTGGACTCTCTAACTCTGGAGACTTTCAGAAATTATAAGTCAGGCACGGCACTTTTTCTGACTTTGACCAGATCTGGCCTAGAAGCAGAGTGGTGCCCAGATGTTCTCTCAAGGTCCCTCATGATCCTTGGATTTATACCATGTCAGCCTCCCAGAATATGCCAGCTTTAGTTCTGACTCAGAGCTCTGGCCTAGAGGGCTCACCCTTGGTGGGTTAAGAAATCAGAAATCCCAGGACCTTGCCTACATTCATAGAGAAGGATAGCTGTACCCTGCACTTCTCCACCAGTGACTCAACACTACAGGCTAAAGAGCAATCAAAAAGGGGGTGATGGAAGAATGATGGAAACATACTAACTCCAAGCAGAAAACAACATGAGTGGGATACTCCATGGTCTCAGATGGAACCACGCATTAGGAAAAGAACTGCTCCTTAAAGAAACTGCTGGTGCCAGATGTGGGGGAGGAAGTGCCCAAGACGAGCCCTGAATGTCTTCAAAGAACATTAGGGTCAGGTCAGAAAGACTCTGAAGTCAGTCCAACGGCCCTTCCCAGTGGCCAAAGATCATTAAGAGAATAATGACAGAAATGCATGGAAATGTGGGAGAAATGCCATATTTGTTAAGAtctattagaaaaggcagaggaaccagagatcaaattgccaacatctgttggatcattgaaaaagcaagagttccagaaaaacgtctacttctgttttattgactatgccaaagcctttgactgtgtggatcacaataaactggaaaattctgaaagagatgggaatagcagaccacctgacctgcctcctgagatatctgtatgcaggtcaggaagcaacagttagaactggtcatggaacaagagcctggttccaaatagggaaaggaggatgtcaaggctgtatattgtcaccctgcttatttaactatatgcagagtacatcatgagaaacgctgggctggaagaagcacaagctggaatcaagattttcgggagaaatatcaatcacctcagatatgcagatgacaccaccctatggcagaaagtgaagaggaactaaagagcctcttgaaagtgaaagaggagagtgaaaaagttggcttaaagctcagcattcagaaaactaagatcatggcgtctggtgccatcacttcatgggaaatagagggggaaacagtagaaacagtgtcagactttattttagaggggctccaaaatcactgcagatggtgactgcagctatgaaattaaaagacgcttactccttggaagaaaagttatgaccaacctagacagcatgttgaaaagcagagacattactttgccaacaaaggtctgtctagtcaaagttacggtttttctagtagtcatgtatggatgtaagagttggactataaagaaagctgaacgccaaagaactgatgcttttgaactgtggtgttggagaagactcttgagagacaggaaggagatccaaccagaggatactaaaggaaatcagtcctgagtgttcattggaaggacgggtgctgaagctgaaactccaatactttggccacctgatgcaaagagctgactcactggaaaggacgctgatgctgggaaagattgagggcaggagaaggggacgacagaagatgagatggttggatggcatcgccgactcaatggacatggatttgagtaagctctgggagctggtgatggacggggaggcctggcgtgctgcggaccacggggttgcaaagggtcagaactgagtgactgagtcacgactgagcgactgaacggatgAGTTCATAATTATacttcaaggaaaataaaacctttttcgGTCACTTTTGAATGAAATGAGGGGACCCAGTATGAAAATTGGTAAATAAAGGCCAGATTCAGCAtttatcttgccttttctatactgaaaatattttgggGAAGCCAAATAGTCAATGAAGGAAACTTCTACTTTATAAAATAATCCCAGCTTATAAAcatagaaacaatgacagatttagAAATGCATCTTGAAGTGCTTAATGAAATAAGATTTAGTCCAAAGATTATTAGTCTCTTAAAAAGTGAGGTGTAAGGATAGGTTAGGTGATAGGAACTCTCTGATAACTGGGTCACCTGACCACACCCGAGTCCACTGCATAACGAGAGACAGGACTTTtcaggtggtccaggggctaggaTCTGCActctcagtgcaggg includes these proteins:
- the F2R gene encoding proteinase-activated receptor 1, with product MGPRWLLLWAAALGLCSPLVSARIRGPRPETEATNGTVGPRSFFLRNSNDGYEQIPLPEDEDPSEGEFTEDRISPGNRSSPPQKSPPAFISKAASGYLTSAWLTVFIPSVYTGVFLVSLPLNTMAVVVFVLKMKVKKPAVVYMLHLAVADVLFVCVLPFKISYYFSGSDWRFGPALCRFVTAAFYGNMYASIMLMTAISVDRFLAVVYPIQSLSWRTLGRAAFICLAIWAAAIAGVAPLLLQEQATYVPGLNITACHDVLSQELLEDYYSHYFSAFSAVFFFVPLILSTGCYVSIIRCLSSSAVANQNKKSRALLLSAAVFCIFVLCFGPTNVLLLLHYAFLSRDSMTEAAYFAYLLCVCVSSISCCIDPLIYYYASSECQRHLSAVLHCKESSDPSSCNSSGQLMPSKVDTCSSNLSSSLYKKLLT